In Oryzihumus leptocrescens, the following are encoded in one genomic region:
- a CDS encoding glycoside hydrolase family 16 protein produces the protein MRNIVRLAITAVAVTALAIFGPAKVPTATGATPVGVVPHGPPGGWTLAWADEFGGSSVDQHRWQPNWLGVNNTMSTPPVNTAELSCYDPHQVAVSGGALHLTVVARSCLGWQYASGLVNTRNTFQFTYGYAEARMFLPHAASGACTDWPAFWLNGYDGNPIEEVDVMECLDGDVPWVYHYDNYTKESSHQSPAWRQTMPRTPSGWHTFGVDWEPGHLTFYFDGVSQGSAAQSATHPHYLIANLAVSTVISPPVRVPQSVAIDYIRVFKKK, from the coding sequence ATGAGGAACATCGTCCGTCTGGCCATCACCGCGGTGGCGGTGACCGCCCTGGCGATCTTCGGGCCGGCGAAGGTGCCGACCGCGACGGGAGCCACGCCTGTCGGGGTCGTCCCGCACGGTCCTCCCGGGGGCTGGACCCTGGCCTGGGCCGACGAGTTCGGCGGCAGCAGCGTCGACCAGCACAGGTGGCAGCCGAACTGGCTGGGTGTGAACAACACGATGAGCACCCCGCCGGTCAACACCGCGGAGCTGTCCTGCTACGACCCGCACCAGGTCGCCGTGTCCGGGGGCGCGTTGCACCTGACCGTCGTCGCGCGCTCCTGCCTGGGGTGGCAGTACGCCTCCGGCCTGGTCAACACGCGCAACACCTTCCAGTTCACCTACGGCTACGCCGAGGCGCGGATGTTCCTGCCGCACGCGGCGTCGGGGGCCTGCACCGACTGGCCCGCGTTCTGGCTCAACGGGTACGACGGCAACCCCATCGAGGAGGTGGACGTGATGGAGTGCCTGGACGGCGACGTCCCGTGGGTCTACCACTACGACAACTACACGAAGGAGTCGTCCCACCAGTCCCCTGCGTGGCGCCAGACGATGCCGCGGACCCCCTCCGGCTGGCACACCTTCGGCGTCGACTGGGAGCCGGGCCACCTGACCTTCTACTTCGACGGCGTGTCGCAGGGGTCGGCCGCCCAGTCGGCCACCCACCCGCACTACCTCATCGCCAACCTGGCCGTGTCGACCGTCATCTCGCCCCCGGTGCGGGTGCCGCAGTCCGTGGCCATCGACTACATCAGGGTCTTCAAGAAGAAGTGA